One part of the Vicia villosa cultivar HV-30 ecotype Madison, WI linkage group LG6, Vvil1.0, whole genome shotgun sequence genome encodes these proteins:
- the LOC131608862 gene encoding membrane-anchored ubiquitin-fold protein 1-like — MTGNQEQFEIKFRLTDGSDIGPKSFPAATSIATLKESILAQWPKDKENGPKTIKDLKLISAGKILENNSTVGECQSQNPLCDTPGTVTTMHVVVQPPTTDKEKKAASDATQQRCGCVIL, encoded by the exons ATGACCGGGAACCAAGAGCAGTTTGAGATCAAGTTTAGGTTGACAGATGGTTCTGATATTGGCCCGAAGAGTTTTCCAGCTGCTACTAGTATTGCAACATTGAAAGAAAGTATTCTTGCTCAATGGCCAAAAG ATAAGGAGAATGGACCAAAGACTATAAAAGATTTGAAGTTAATTAGCGCAGGAAAAATACTGGAGAACAACAGCACAGTTGGGGAATGCCAGAGCCAGAACCCTTTATGTGATACACCCGGTACAGTTACAACAATGCATGTGGTTGTGCAACCACCTACTACAGACAAAG AGAAGAAGGCTGCAAGCGACGCAACACAGCAAAGATGCGGTTGTGTTATTTTATAG